A window of the Mesorhizobium opportunistum WSM2075 genome harbors these coding sequences:
- a CDS encoding DUF3309 family protein has translation MSLGTILIIILILLLIGAIPTWPYSSGWGYGPSGIVGVILIILVILALMGRV, from the coding sequence ATGAGCCTCGGCACAATCCTTATCATTATTCTGATCCTGCTGCTAATCGGCGCGATACCGACCTGGCCATATTCGTCGGGCTGGGGCTATGGGCCATCGGGCATCGTCGGCGTCATCCTTATCATCTTGGTGATCCTGGCGCTCATGGGCCGGGTTTGA